The genomic interval GTTTGAGTCTAAAAAACACATTCACTTGCCAGATGACTTCAAAGAGTATTTTTCCATGGTGAATGGGATGTCTTCTTACTATCCTAATGACATAGATAACGAGGGATTTTTATTTTATCCTTTAGAGGAGCTTGTGACTCTACAGGAAGAATTTTCCACGGAGGTTGTTGTTGATTGTAATAGTTGCATTTTAATATTTGCTGAATATATGCACAAAAGTTGGTGGTATGGGATACGGTTGAATAATATAAGTGGAACTTACGAGATTGGTATTATTCCTGATAAAGAAAGGTTTAAGTCAATTACCACATCATTGTCCACTTTTATTGATCTATATCTTCAGAATGCATCTGCGCTTTATCAATATGAATAATAAATAAAGCTATGCAGTAAAGCCGCAGAGAATGCCAGCGGCTAAGGGCATAGTATAGATATTTAGATATGAGGTCGCGGGTAAAGAGTATACATGTAGCGGTGGTTGGGATAAGCCCCCTGCAACCTGGCGAAGGGCGATTCCATTGCGCTTAAATATGCACTTGATGAAGAGCTAGTGATTACAGAATTGGACAATCAATATTAAACACATTAGAAAGATTCATTTGATGAACACGCAACAATAGGGTTCAAATTAAATTTGGAAACCTACCTACAAGTAGGTATATTTGCCTTATCAAAGCGCACTTTACGATGAACACAGCACAAAACACCAGAGACAAAATAATAGAACTTGGCAGGGATTATATGCAAAGGATTGGTTACCATTCCTTTAATTATAAGCAGATCTCTTTGGAGCTGAACATTAAAAACGCTTCCATTCACCATTACTTCCCATCTAAGGAAGACCTTGGTCTGGCGGTAATAGAAAAAGACCGCCAGGACTTCATCTTTCTTACGCAAAAGGTCAGGAAGGCAAAGGCAATGGATAAACTGGAGGCCTTAATATCCAGTTATCAATATTATTTTGAACAGGGCAAAAAGCTTTGTGTCATCAGCACTTTCAGCACATCATTTAACGAGATTACAGAAAGAATGCAGTTAGCTGTGTCACAGTATGCAGAGCTGGTAACGGCCTGGTTGGTGGCTACGCTGAAAGAAGGGCTGGAATCAGGTGAGTTTTCCTTTAAAGAGCCGGTGGACGAACTGGCTGAGGTTTGGATGGCTACGATGCCAGGCGCG from Chitinophaga filiformis carries:
- a CDS encoding TetR/AcrR family transcriptional regulator, with amino-acid sequence MNTAQNTRDKIIELGRDYMQRIGYHSFNYKQISLELNIKNASIHHYFPSKEDLGLAVIEKDRQDFIFLTQKVRKAKAMDKLEALISSYQYYFEQGKKLCVISTFSTSFNEITERMQLAVSQYAELVTAWLVATLKEGLESGEFSFKEPVDELAEVWMATMPGALLVGRTGGKTVFDKVINSLRQTVKSS
- a CDS encoding SMI1/KNR4 family protein, coding for MGLEILKSNINRLIDYWKEQGLAITPNSLRSIDAFESKKHIHLPDDFKEYFSMVNGMSSYYPNDIDNEGFLFYPLEELVTLQEEFSTEVVVDCNSCILIFAEYMHKSWWYGIRLNNISGTYEIGIIPDKERFKSITTSLSTFIDLYLQNASALYQYE